Proteins encoded by one window of Pseudomonas coleopterorum:
- the uvrC gene encoding excinuclease ABC subunit UvrC produces the protein MTAPFDPSAFLATCSGRPGVYRMFDDAMRLLYVGKAKNLKKRLASYFRKTGQAPKTAALVGKIHQIETTITANETEALLLEQTLIKEWRPPYNILLRDDKSYPYVFLSDGEFPRLSIHRGAKKAKGRYFGPYPSAGAIRESLSLLQKTFFVRQCEDSYFRNRTRPCLQHQIKRCKAPCVRLVEAPEYAEDVRHSVMFLEGRSNQLTNELSASMEKAAMDLQFEEAAQLRDQIGLLRRVQDQQSMEGGSGDVDVIAAFVNPGGACVHLITVRSGRVLGSKNFFPQVGIEEEVAEVMSAFLSQYYLGSSERDLPSELIVNVIPEDHEALLDALDTLRGRELSLSHRVRGTRARWQQLAVTNAEQALGARLANRQHVAARFDALAEVLNLDEPPQRLECYDISHSSGEATVASCVVFGPEGPIKSDYRRYNIDGVTAGDDYAAMHQALMRRFSKIKAGEGKLPDVLLVDGGKGQLNMARDVLNELAIPDLILLGVAKGTTRKAGFETLYLNDVAHEFTLKGDSPALHLIQQIRDEAHRFAITGHRARRGKTRRTSTLEGVAGVGPKRRRELLKHFGGLQEIARASVEEIAKAPGISKKLAESIYANLHSE, from the coding sequence ATGACCGCTCCATTCGATCCCAGTGCCTTTCTTGCCACCTGCAGCGGACGTCCGGGCGTGTACCGGATGTTCGACGACGCCATGCGCCTGCTGTACGTGGGCAAGGCCAAGAACCTCAAGAAGCGTCTTGCCAGCTATTTCCGCAAGACCGGCCAGGCACCCAAGACGGCCGCGCTGGTGGGCAAGATCCACCAGATCGAAACCACCATCACCGCCAACGAGACCGAGGCGCTGCTGCTCGAGCAGACCCTGATCAAGGAATGGCGGCCGCCCTACAACATTCTGCTGCGGGACGATAAGTCCTACCCGTATGTGTTTCTGTCCGACGGCGAATTTCCACGGCTGAGCATTCACCGGGGCGCCAAGAAAGCCAAGGGTCGATACTTCGGCCCGTACCCAAGCGCCGGGGCGATCCGTGAAAGCCTGAGCCTGCTGCAGAAAACCTTCTTCGTGCGCCAGTGCGAGGACAGCTATTTCAGGAATCGCACACGGCCCTGTCTGCAGCACCAGATCAAACGCTGCAAGGCGCCGTGCGTCAGGTTGGTGGAAGCGCCCGAATACGCCGAGGACGTGCGCCATTCGGTGATGTTCCTGGAAGGACGCAGCAACCAGCTGACCAATGAGCTGTCGGCCAGCATGGAGAAGGCGGCGATGGACCTGCAGTTCGAGGAGGCTGCGCAACTGCGCGACCAGATCGGCCTGCTGCGCCGTGTGCAGGACCAGCAAAGCATGGAAGGCGGCAGCGGCGACGTCGACGTCATCGCCGCTTTCGTCAACCCGGGCGGTGCCTGCGTGCACCTCATCACGGTGCGCAGCGGCAGGGTTCTGGGCAGCAAGAATTTCTTTCCTCAGGTGGGTATCGAAGAGGAGGTCGCCGAGGTCATGTCGGCGTTCCTCTCGCAGTACTACCTGGGCAGTTCCGAGCGCGACCTGCCCAGCGAGTTGATCGTCAACGTCATTCCCGAAGACCACGAAGCGTTGCTCGATGCCCTCGACACCCTGCGTGGGCGCGAGCTGAGCCTCAGCCATCGCGTGCGCGGCACCCGGGCACGCTGGCAGCAGTTGGCGGTGACCAACGCCGAACAGGCGCTGGGTGCACGCCTCGCCAACCGCCAGCACGTCGCCGCGCGCTTCGATGCGCTGGCCGAGGTGCTGAACCTGGACGAGCCCCCGCAGCGCCTCGAGTGCTACGACATCAGCCACTCCAGCGGTGAAGCCACCGTGGCGTCATGCGTGGTGTTCGGCCCCGAAGGGCCGATCAAGTCCGATTACCGTCGCTACAACATCGATGGCGTTACCGCAGGCGATGACTACGCAGCCATGCATCAAGCGCTGATGCGGCGCTTCAGCAAGATCAAGGCAGGCGAGGGCAAGCTGCCAGACGTGCTGTTGGTGGACGGTGGCAAGGGCCAGTTGAACATGGCCCGGGACGTCCTCAACGAGCTGGCCATACCCGACCTGATCCTGCTCGGCGTGGCCAAGGGCACGACGCGCAAGGCCGGCTTCGAAACGCTGTACCTCAACGACGTGGCTCACGAGTTCACGCTCAAGGGTGATTCGCCGGCGCTGCACCTGATCCAGCAGATCCGTGACGAAGCCCACCGTTTTGCAATCACGGGTCACCGCGCACGGCGCGGCAAGACCCGACGTACCTCTACCCTGGAAGGGGTGGCAGGCGTCGGGCCGAAGCGCCGCCGCGAACTGCTCAAGCATTTCGGCGGGCTGCAGGAAATCGCCCGTGCCAGTGTCGAGGAAATTGCCAAGGCACCGGGAATCAGTAAAAAGCTGGCAGAGTCGATTTATGCGAACCTGCACAGCGAGTAG
- a CDS encoding helix-turn-helix domain-containing protein, which yields MTGIGPRLREERERLELTQREFGQVGGVEPNAQGKYENGERSPRADYLAAVSTIGVDVLYVVLGRRTPLAEQALSGGEEKVLETYRILPTSGQAALSNLANSMAEMAANYSVRGRVQKKIAPAKRPD from the coding sequence ATGACTGGAATCGGTCCCCGACTAAGGGAAGAGCGCGAGCGTCTGGAGCTCACGCAACGAGAGTTTGGCCAAGTGGGCGGGGTGGAACCCAATGCCCAGGGCAAGTACGAAAATGGTGAAAGATCCCCCAGAGCCGACTATTTGGCAGCTGTTTCGACGATAGGCGTCGACGTTCTGTATGTCGTGCTGGGGCGCCGGACACCCCTCGCCGAGCAGGCACTCAGCGGAGGCGAGGAAAAAGTCTTAGAGACATATCGGATACTTCCTACGTCTGGGCAAGCAGCTCTGAGCAATCTGGCCAACAGCATGGCCGAGATGGCGGCGAACTATTCGGTACGCGGCAGGGTCCAGAAAAAAATAGCACCTGCAAAGCGTCCTGATTAA
- the gacA gene encoding response regulator transcription factor GacA: MIRVLVVDDHDLVRTGITRMLADIDDLQVVGQAESGEGALQSARELKPDVVLMDVKMPGIGGLEATRKLLRSHPDIKVVAVTVCEEDPFPTRLLQAGAAGYLTKGAGLPEMVQAIRLVFAGQRYISPQIAQQLALKSFQPQTSHSPFDLLSEREIQIALMIVGCQKVQIISDKLCLSPKTVNTYRYRIFEKLSVTSDVELTLLAVRHGMVDTNL, encoded by the coding sequence TTGATTCGGGTTCTAGTAGTCGACGATCACGACCTGGTCCGCACCGGTATCACCCGCATGCTCGCCGATATCGACGATCTGCAGGTCGTGGGCCAGGCGGAGTCGGGCGAGGGGGCGCTGCAGTCTGCCCGCGAGCTCAAGCCGGACGTGGTCCTGATGGACGTCAAGATGCCCGGCATCGGTGGTCTCGAAGCCACGCGAAAACTGTTGCGCAGCCACCCCGACATAAAGGTGGTGGCCGTGACCGTCTGCGAGGAAGACCCATTTCCCACGCGCCTGCTGCAAGCAGGTGCGGCGGGGTACCTGACCAAGGGCGCAGGCCTGCCGGAAATGGTCCAGGCCATTCGCTTGGTCTTCGCCGGTCAGCGCTACATCAGCCCACAGATTGCCCAACAGCTGGCGCTCAAGTCATTTCAGCCGCAGACCAGCCATTCGCCGTTCGACCTGTTGTCCGAACGAGAAATCCAGATTGCCTTGATGATCGTTGGCTGCCAGAAGGTCCAGATCATCTCAGATAAGCTCTGCCTGTCGCCAAAGACGGTCAACACCTACCGCTACCGGATCTTCGAGAAGCTCTCCGTGACCAGTGATGTGGAATTGACCTTGCTGGCGGTCCGGCATGGCATGGTAGACACCAACCTTTGA
- a CDS encoding acyltransferase family protein — MKRFVVLDSFRGLCAVAVVLFHTYVVQSIAELEFFKHAFLFVEFFFILSGFVLFHTYGQRLNNATDYKNFFISRTARLYPLHLTMLGVYLALELGRSLAEKKGFSFNEPAFSGATSMHEFLPNLLLLQSWLNSAMTGSFNYPAWSISIEYYLYLIFGVIAVLARTRTIKIFAVMSVAAFITLWNGESWLKLEIFRGVSCFFAGACLYVLYDRIKDLDLDAVDFNLLEIALVLGSYRLLVSDIDHKGVYASLLFCALILAFSFERGVVSRLLHHRFFVWLGALSFSIYLTHAAILFVFKSAIIVLSKVLHTDLTETLQGHDMPNMVKYISTHSVWLDNGIVVLQLAAVLLVSALTYKYVEMPGVQLGKRLTRRKGSTPGPTLQGAAQ, encoded by the coding sequence ATGAAAAGATTCGTCGTGCTCGATAGTTTCCGCGGTCTCTGTGCGGTTGCTGTCGTGCTGTTCCACACTTACGTGGTTCAAAGCATTGCCGAGCTTGAGTTTTTCAAGCACGCGTTTCTGTTCGTGGAGTTCTTTTTTATCCTCAGCGGTTTCGTGTTGTTCCACACCTACGGCCAGCGTTTGAACAACGCGACTGATTATAAGAATTTCTTCATCAGTCGCACGGCGCGCCTTTATCCCCTGCACCTGACAATGTTGGGCGTTTACCTGGCACTGGAGCTGGGCCGCTCATTGGCTGAGAAGAAAGGGTTCAGTTTCAACGAGCCGGCATTCAGTGGCGCTACGTCGATGCACGAATTCCTGCCCAACCTGCTTCTGCTGCAATCCTGGCTGAACAGTGCCATGACCGGCTCGTTCAATTACCCCGCGTGGAGCATCAGCATCGAGTACTACCTGTACTTGATATTCGGCGTCATTGCAGTGCTGGCGCGCACCCGCACGATCAAGATCTTCGCAGTCATGTCCGTGGCGGCCTTCATCACCTTGTGGAACGGTGAGTCCTGGCTGAAGCTGGAGATCTTCCGCGGTGTTTCATGCTTCTTCGCCGGTGCCTGCCTGTACGTGCTCTACGATCGCATAAAAGACCTGGACCTGGACGCCGTGGACTTCAACCTGCTGGAAATTGCCCTGGTCCTGGGCAGCTATCGCCTCCTGGTATCGGACATCGATCACAAGGGCGTGTATGCCAGTCTGCTGTTCTGTGCCTTGATTCTGGCATTCTCGTTCGAGCGCGGCGTGGTTTCGCGACTGCTGCACCACCGTTTCTTTGTCTGGCTGGGCGCCTTGTCGTTCTCGATCTACCTGACGCACGCGGCCATTCTGTTTGTGTTCAAGAGCGCCATCATCGTGCTGTCGAAAGTGCTCCACACAGACCTGACGGAGACCTTGCAAGGCCATGACATGCCCAACATGGTCAAGTACATTTCGACCCACAGTGTCTGGCTCGACAACGGCATCGTCGTCTTGCAACTGGCGGCGGTGCTGCTGGTCTCGGCCTTGACCTACAAGTACGTCGAGATGCCGGGCGTGCAATTGGGCAAGCGCCTGACTCGCCGCAAAGGCTCGACGCCTGGCCCTACCTTGCAGGGCGCGGCCCAGTAA
- a CDS encoding GNAT family N-acetyltransferase — MTLYLRPAANADLRFARDLTRQAMLPYYARHDLLWLDAGFDQAWHWRDNRVICRDTVSLGYISLSRDTQALFIRELHLLPAHRGQGVGQWVLEQVVLLARSERLLRIRLMVFKVNPAQRLYSRNGFEVVGEQDSFLRMELVLPRRGH, encoded by the coding sequence ATGACTCTGTACCTACGGCCTGCTGCCAATGCCGATCTGCGGTTCGCCCGAGACCTCACTCGGCAGGCCATGCTGCCTTACTACGCTCGGCACGACCTTCTCTGGCTGGACGCCGGCTTCGACCAGGCCTGGCACTGGCGAGATAACCGAGTGATCTGCCGCGATACGGTATCACTGGGCTACATCAGCCTTTCCAGAGATACCCAGGCCCTGTTCATTCGCGAGTTGCATCTGCTTCCGGCGCATCGTGGGCAAGGCGTGGGTCAATGGGTGCTCGAACAGGTCGTGCTGCTGGCGCGCAGCGAGCGCCTGCTGCGAATACGACTGATGGTGTTCAAGGTCAATCCCGCGCAGCGACTCTACAGCCGCAATGGTTTCGAAGTGGTGGGCGAGCAGGACAGCTTTCTGCGCATGGAGCTTGTCCTGCCCAGACGCGGCCACTGA
- a CDS encoding histidine kinase famiy protein: MTKRTTRVTDGFTGDISKSDHNIFFAAVETTRMPMIITDPKMPDNPIIFANNAFIEMTGYSSSELLGRNCRFLQGPETDPDTIAQVRAAVDARREVAVEVVNYKKDGSSFWNALFISPVYNESNELIYFFASQLDVSRRRDAEDGLRQAQKMEALGQLTGGIAHDFNNLLQVMIGYLDMIQRSVDKPQYEQERLRRNARHARDAAERATTLTQQLLAFSRKQKLQGRVVNLNGLIDNFKETAERTLADTQIRYSLAEDLWNCRLDPTQTEVALLNVFINARDAMEGRSRRTLAVDTQNVTLDRQVSYDGLMPGRYVSIAITDSGRGMPESIVNRVMDPFFTTKEEGKGSGLGLSMVYGFVKQSGGSVRIYSEEGIGTTLRMYFPADDSQPHALTPIEDTHAYPGHEKILIVEDRPDVAELAQTILEEYGYSCAIAYNGKDALEQLENDDFDVLFTDLIMPGGINGVMLAREAKRMRPSIKILLTTGYSENSLERTDVGGTDFQVISKPYIPSELAKKIRRVLEGPNGVS; encoded by the coding sequence CAATATCTTCTTCGCTGCTGTCGAAACCACTCGTATGCCGATGATCATTACCGACCCCAAGATGCCGGACAATCCGATCATCTTTGCCAACAATGCCTTCATCGAGATGACCGGTTATTCGTCAAGCGAGCTGCTCGGTCGCAACTGTCGCTTCCTGCAAGGCCCGGAAACCGATCCTGACACCATTGCCCAAGTCAGAGCGGCCGTAGATGCCCGCCGGGAAGTGGCTGTCGAAGTCGTCAACTACAAGAAGGACGGTTCGAGCTTCTGGAACGCCCTGTTCATCTCGCCCGTGTACAACGAATCAAACGAGCTCATCTATTTCTTCGCCTCGCAGCTTGACGTCAGTCGTCGTCGCGATGCCGAAGATGGCCTGCGTCAGGCACAGAAAATGGAAGCTCTGGGGCAGTTGACCGGTGGTATTGCCCACGACTTCAACAATCTGCTGCAGGTGATGATCGGTTACCTGGACATGATCCAGCGCTCGGTCGACAAGCCGCAGTACGAACAAGAGCGCCTGCGGCGCAACGCCAGGCACGCCCGCGATGCCGCCGAGCGCGCGACCACGCTGACGCAACAGCTGCTGGCGTTTTCTCGCAAACAGAAGCTGCAAGGCCGCGTGGTAAATTTGAACGGCCTGATCGACAACTTCAAGGAAACCGCCGAGCGCACTCTGGCCGATACGCAGATCCGCTACAGCCTGGCCGAAGACCTGTGGAACTGCCGCCTGGACCCGACCCAGACCGAAGTCGCATTGCTCAACGTGTTCATCAATGCCCGCGACGCCATGGAGGGTCGTTCCCGTCGCACCCTGGCCGTCGATACGCAGAACGTCACGCTCGATCGGCAGGTGTCCTACGACGGACTGATGCCTGGCCGCTACGTCAGTATCGCGATCACCGACAGCGGTCGCGGCATGCCCGAATCGATCGTCAACCGGGTCATGGACCCCTTTTTCACCACCAAGGAAGAAGGCAAGGGCTCGGGACTCGGGCTCTCCATGGTGTACGGATTCGTCAAGCAATCCGGCGGCTCGGTGCGCATCTACTCCGAAGAGGGCATCGGCACGACCCTGCGCATGTATTTCCCTGCCGATGACAGCCAACCCCATGCCCTGACGCCAATCGAGGACACCCACGCCTATCCCGGTCACGAGAAAATCCTCATCGTCGAAGACCGACCCGATGTCGCCGAACTGGCGCAGACCATTCTCGAGGAATACGGCTACAGCTGCGCCATTGCCTACAACGGCAAAGACGCCCTCGAGCAGCTCGAGAACGACGATTTCGACGTGTTGTTCACCGACTTGATCATGCCCGGCGGCATCAACGGCGTCATGCTCGCCCGCGAAGCCAAACGCATGCGCCCCAGCATCAAGATCCTGCTTACAACCGGCTACTCGGAAAACTCCCTGGAACGCACCGACGTGGGCGGCACGGATTTCCAGGTGATTTCCAAGCCCTATATTCCCAGTGAACTGGCGAAGAAGATCCGCCGGGTGCTGGAAGGGCCCAATGGGGTTAGCTGA
- a CDS encoding 3-deoxy-7-phosphoheptulonate synthase — MNNSLTALPRTTLVQPHAVKDAANTSATHRLPSHFALKQQLPVPDPLAAQVQNHRLAIRAILEGRDPRLLVVVGPCSLHDPKSALEYARNLSQLAHELNGEMLLVMRAYVEKPRTTVGWKGLAYDPYLDGTDDMAGGLTLCRDLMREMLTLGLPLASEVLQPMAAGYFDDLLSWVAIGARTTESQIHRELASGLGIPVGFKNGTDGSVGVACDAMRSAAHAHRHFGIDPQGHPAMIDTTGNPDTHLVLRGGHRGPNYDRQSVAQVHHDLAKAGVKARIMVDCSHANSGKDPLRQPAVFDDVLQQRLDGDRSLVAVMLESHLQEGNQPISGHMRYGVSVTDGCLGWAATEQLLRKGAQRLRGVADA, encoded by the coding sequence ATGAACAACAGCCTGACCGCTCTGCCTCGCACCACCCTCGTCCAGCCCCATGCGGTGAAGGACGCTGCCAATACATCGGCAACCCATCGTCTGCCCAGTCACTTCGCGCTCAAGCAGCAGTTGCCCGTACCGGACCCACTCGCAGCCCAGGTGCAGAACCACCGTCTTGCCATCCGCGCCATTCTCGAAGGCCGTGACCCACGCCTGCTGGTGGTGGTCGGCCCCTGCTCTCTGCACGATCCGAAGTCCGCGCTCGAATACGCCCGCAACCTGAGCCAGCTGGCCCACGAGCTCAACGGCGAAATGCTGCTGGTGATGCGCGCCTACGTGGAAAAGCCACGCACCACGGTGGGCTGGAAAGGCCTGGCGTACGATCCTTACCTGGACGGCACCGACGACATGGCGGGCGGCCTGACCCTGTGCCGCGACCTGATGCGCGAAATGCTGACCCTGGGCCTGCCGCTGGCCAGCGAAGTGCTGCAGCCAATGGCAGCGGGCTACTTCGATGACCTCTTGAGCTGGGTCGCAATCGGCGCGCGCACCACCGAATCGCAGATCCATCGCGAACTGGCGAGCGGCCTGGGCATCCCGGTGGGCTTCAAGAACGGCACCGACGGCAGTGTAGGCGTGGCCTGCGATGCCATGCGCAGTGCGGCGCATGCTCATCGCCACTTCGGTATCGATCCGCAAGGGCACCCGGCGATGATCGACACCACCGGCAATCCCGATACCCATCTGGTGTTGCGTGGCGGCCACCGAGGCCCGAACTACGACCGGCAGAGTGTCGCCCAAGTCCACCACGACCTGGCCAAGGCAGGTGTGAAAGCGCGGATCATGGTCGACTGCAGTCATGCCAACAGTGGCAAGGACCCCCTGCGTCAGCCAGCGGTGTTCGACGATGTGCTGCAGCAGCGCCTGGACGGCGATCGGTCGTTGGTAGCCGTCATGCTGGAAAGCCATTTGCAGGAAGGCAATCAGCCCATCAGCGGACACATGCGCTATGGCGTGTCGGTCACCGATGGCTGCCTGGGCTGGGCCGCAACCGAGCAGTTGCTGCGCAAGGGCGCCCAGCGCCTGCGAGGGGTGGCCGACGCCTGA
- a CDS encoding DNA-binding protein: MHGIRTAAQARAWLDQQGKSVQEFAREHGVDPATTYQVLAGRKKGRRGEAHKVAVLLGMKLGTITVTLEPGQR; the protein is encoded by the coding sequence ATGCATGGTATACGGACTGCCGCACAAGCCAGGGCCTGGCTCGATCAGCAAGGGAAATCGGTACAAGAGTTTGCGCGCGAGCATGGCGTGGACCCAGCCACTACCTATCAGGTGCTGGCCGGACGCAAGAAAGGACGGCGTGGCGAGGCGCACAAGGTCGCCGTGCTACTGGGCATGAAGCTGGGCACCATCACTGTCACGCTGGAGCCCGGCCAGCGCTGA
- a CDS encoding EAL domain-containing protein yields the protein MPLQLAASKRRYSRLLLPWVAAAVPLVCGALILSWEADRSLNSAAVRTSQLAIEQFELILDNVAAAADAVLPLSGQPCAQVQPALLDQVTRRPFVRSVNLIDAGTLYCSSLSGDVSEAVDPLDYVDGQLWLLAGNPVTPDRGLLIYRATRGQASVLSTVDGYHLSNALRMMGSANAITLQVGPNWIEANGKVHQGTAPVSAVAHSQLKSARYPFSVVSGFPAGARWTLIREQYIGMFSLLLLIAAVAGGLCRWAMSRSPSRYQELQRALDAGEFVPFFQPIVFSQGAAWAGVEVLMRWQHPREGLVRPDLFIPYAEDCGLIVPMTRLLMKRTAHQLAACLDHLPEGFHVGINVTARHCQDPALFDDCKAFLDAFPQGRIALTLELTERELIQPCAEIHGLFDRLRGLGVSIAIDDFGTGQSSLSYLQQFKVDLLKIDQSFVAMIGVNTLSRHVLDSIIELSAKLGLQVVAEGVETEEQRAYLAAREVKYLQGYLFARPMPPTDFERALRQGRKHGL from the coding sequence ATGCCGTTGCAACTCGCCGCTTCCAAACGCCGATATTCGCGTCTGCTGCTGCCCTGGGTAGCGGCTGCGGTGCCATTGGTCTGCGGCGCGCTCATTTTGAGCTGGGAAGCCGACCGTTCGCTGAACTCGGCGGCTGTGCGCACCAGTCAACTGGCGATCGAGCAATTCGAACTTATCCTCGACAACGTGGCGGCAGCCGCCGATGCAGTCCTGCCACTGTCCGGCCAACCGTGCGCTCAGGTGCAGCCAGCCCTGCTCGATCAGGTCACCCGGCGGCCCTTCGTGCGCTCGGTGAACCTGATCGACGCCGGCACACTGTATTGCAGCTCCCTGTCCGGCGACGTCAGCGAAGCAGTGGACCCGCTCGACTACGTCGATGGACAGTTGTGGTTGCTGGCGGGCAATCCGGTGACACCTGACCGCGGTTTGTTGATCTATCGTGCCACCCGTGGCCAGGCCAGCGTATTGAGCACCGTCGACGGCTATCACTTGTCCAACGCCTTGCGAATGATGGGCTCGGCCAACGCGATCACCCTGCAGGTGGGTCCGAACTGGATCGAGGCCAATGGCAAGGTTCATCAAGGCACTGCACCCGTGTCGGCGGTGGCCCACTCGCAGTTGAAGTCTGCGCGTTATCCGTTCAGCGTCGTCAGTGGCTTCCCGGCCGGGGCCCGCTGGACCTTGATTCGTGAGCAGTACATCGGGATGTTCTCCCTGCTGCTGCTGATAGCGGCGGTCGCCGGTGGGCTCTGCCGTTGGGCCATGAGCCGCTCCCCATCGCGCTACCAGGAACTGCAACGCGCTCTGGATGCCGGGGAATTCGTGCCCTTCTTCCAGCCCATCGTGTTCAGCCAGGGGGCCGCCTGGGCCGGTGTGGAGGTGTTGATGCGTTGGCAGCACCCGCGCGAAGGCCTGGTCCGTCCGGATTTGTTCATCCCCTATGCCGAAGACTGTGGATTGATCGTGCCCATGACCCGCCTGCTGATGAAGCGCACGGCGCACCAACTGGCGGCCTGCCTGGATCACCTGCCGGAGGGTTTCCACGTCGGCATCAATGTCACCGCGCGGCATTGCCAGGACCCGGCGTTGTTCGACGACTGCAAGGCATTCCTCGATGCTTTTCCGCAAGGCCGGATCGCCTTGACCCTGGAGCTGACCGAACGTGAGCTGATCCAGCCCTGCGCCGAGATCCACGGGCTGTTCGACCGTCTGCGTGGACTGGGCGTGAGCATTGCGATCGACGATTTCGGTACCGGCCAGTCGAGCCTGAGCTATCTGCAGCAATTCAAGGTCGACCTCCTCAAGATCGACCAGAGCTTCGTGGCCATGATCGGCGTCAACACCCTTTCGCGGCATGTGCTGGACAGCATCATCGAGCTGTCGGCCAAGCTGGGGCTGCAAGTGGTAGCTGAAGGCGTGGAAACCGAGGAGCAGCGCGCCTATCTGGCGGCACGGGAGGTGAAGTACCTGCAAGGGTATCTGTTCGCCCGGCCCATGCCGCCGACGGATTTCGAGCGGGCACTGCGGCAGGGCCGAAAGCACGGCCTCTGA
- the xth gene encoding exodeoxyribonuclease III, whose product MKKLKIATFNVNGIRAHQANLIAWLERDQPDIVCLQELKAADKDFPASVLEAVGYGALWHGQSSWNGVAILARDAQPLESRRGLPGDPDEQQSRYLEAAVHGVLVGCLYLPNGNPQPGPKFDYKLAWFERLIEHARTLQSSDHPVVLAGDYNVVPTDQDIYSPKSWLKDALLQPESREAYARLLEQGWTDALRALYPEERIYTFWDYFRQHWQKNSGLRIDHLLLNPALAPYLTDAGVDAWVRNEAHASDHAPTWIQIGTRKRKL is encoded by the coding sequence ATGAAAAAACTCAAGATCGCCACCTTCAACGTCAACGGCATCCGTGCGCATCAGGCCAACCTGATCGCCTGGCTGGAGCGCGATCAGCCGGACATCGTGTGTCTGCAGGAGCTCAAGGCAGCCGACAAGGACTTCCCCGCCAGCGTGCTGGAAGCCGTAGGGTACGGTGCCCTCTGGCACGGACAGTCGTCATGGAATGGCGTTGCCATCCTGGCTCGGGATGCGCAACCCCTGGAGAGTCGTCGCGGCCTGCCCGGCGATCCGGACGAGCAGCAGAGCCGCTACCTGGAAGCGGCCGTGCACGGCGTACTGGTCGGCTGCCTGTACCTGCCCAACGGCAACCCCCAGCCAGGCCCCAAGTTCGACTACAAACTGGCCTGGTTCGAACGCCTCATCGAGCACGCCAGGACGCTGCAATCCAGCGATCATCCTGTCGTACTGGCGGGTGACTACAATGTAGTGCCCACCGACCAGGACATCTACAGCCCCAAGTCCTGGCTCAAGGACGCCTTGCTGCAACCAGAAAGTCGGGAAGCCTATGCGCGGCTGCTTGAGCAAGGCTGGACCGACGCGCTACGCGCGCTGTACCCGGAAGAGCGCATCTACACCTTTTGGGACTACTTCCGACAGCACTGGCAGAAGAATTCCGGGTTGCGCATCGATCACCTGCTGCTCAACCCGGCACTGGCGCCGTACCTGACGGACGCCGGCGTGGATGCCTGGGTGCGCAACGAGGCACACGCCAGCGACCATGCGCCGACCTGGATCCAGATCGGCACACGCAAGCGCAAGCTCTGA
- the pgsA gene encoding CDP-diacylglycerol--glycerol-3-phosphate 3-phosphatidyltransferase, which translates to MNIPNLLTVLRVLLIPFFILLFYLPYHWSYMAASTVFAIAAATDWLDGYLARRWEQSTPFGAFLDPVADKLMVAVALVLLVQEHANFWLTLPAAIIIGREIVVSALREWMAEIGARAQVAVSNMGKWKTAAQMLALVILLANPKAVTFWVIVGYTLLIVAAALTLWSMLQYLRAAWPHLRTTAEKK; encoded by the coding sequence ATGAATATCCCTAACCTGCTTACCGTACTGCGCGTCCTGCTGATACCGTTCTTCATACTGCTGTTCTATCTGCCCTATCATTGGAGCTACATGGCAGCCAGTACGGTGTTCGCGATCGCGGCAGCAACTGACTGGCTGGATGGCTATCTGGCCCGTCGTTGGGAGCAGAGTACGCCGTTCGGCGCCTTCCTCGACCCGGTGGCCGATAAGCTCATGGTGGCAGTGGCGCTGGTGCTGCTGGTGCAGGAGCACGCCAACTTCTGGCTGACGCTGCCTGCAGCCATCATCATCGGACGCGAGATCGTCGTTTCCGCGCTGCGCGAGTGGATGGCCGAGATCGGCGCCCGGGCCCAGGTGGCAGTGTCCAACATGGGCAAATGGAAGACCGCCGCGCAGATGCTGGCCCTGGTCATCCTGCTGGCCAACCCCAAGGCCGTGACCTTCTGGGTCATCGTCGGCTATACGCTTTTGATCGTCGCCGCCGCGTTGACCCTCTGGTCCATGCTGCAATACCTGCGCGCCGCCTGGCCACACTTGCGCACGACCGCTGAGAAAAAATAA